From one Luteipulveratus mongoliensis genomic stretch:
- a CDS encoding WhiB family transcriptional regulator, with protein sequence MHDDAQGEDGEESWQENALCAQTDPEAFFPEKGGSTREAKKVCVGCEVRSECLQYALEHDERFGIWGGLSERERRKLKKRAV encoded by the coding sequence ATGCACGACGACGCGCAGGGAGAAGACGGCGAGGAGTCCTGGCAAGAGAATGCGCTGTGCGCACAGACGGACCCGGAGGCGTTCTTCCCTGAGAAGGGCGGCTCCACCCGCGAGGCCAAGAAGGTCTGCGTCGGGTGCGAGGTCCGCTCCGAGTGCCTGCAGTACGCCCTTGAGCACGACGAGAGGTTCGGCATCTGGGGAGGGCTCTCGGAGCGCGAGCGCCGAAAGCTGAAGAAGCGCGCGGTCTGA